One genomic window of Cannabis sativa cultivar Pink pepper isolate KNU-18-1 chromosome 2, ASM2916894v1, whole genome shotgun sequence includes the following:
- the LOC115719775 gene encoding uncharacterized protein LOC115719775 has translation MFVVLKSKFNGKYLRRISEEYGIEKELPQTFLNFLGDDITSPVVKFELERAKKDAEGVHIRCCHNNKYLAPNGSGWVFASADHPDEEEGDQNTLFKLVKTQIDEQEYFKIQHVGLKYFAQILVTDNNHSSGLFMCPKEIPHPNDAFKVLDWDSLVIFPKNVALRSNLNNQKYVSPRVFNTYPFLQFDAEEIADQTVVNEISTFSDGFVRIKNLSTKNYWRRGDGDWIYNDHPEAKDDDLGYLFWPIKLGDNIVALKNMGSSYFCEKFSEGDVESCVKAGAKSITNEAKLCVSSSSMLRSIYGILFREEDGRVYNLNKVYIDEIVADNPEDIENTLTIKFSYKKKSSSNFTNSVSFKLDVKPTLHIDAIPVIVDGKIEISADVGGNIEWEKPDTVETLTKATFTAKAPPNTTTKFTLVAIQGTCEVPFSYIQREILYNGDTVIQTMEDGIYTGVNMFNFEISSSQYKPPAV, from the coding sequence ATGTTTGTGGTATTGAAATCTAAATTCAACGGTAAATACTTGAGAAGGATAAGTGAGGAATATGGTATCGAAAAGGAACTGCCGCAAACGTTTCTGAATTTTCTTGGAGATGACATTACGAGTCCTGTGGTGAAATTTGAATTGGAGAGAGCCAAGAAAGATGCTGAAGGGGTGCACATACGTTGTTGCCATAACAACAAATACTTGGCTCCAAATGGTTCGGGGTGGGTCTTTGCCTCGGCTGACCACCCCGACGAGGAAGAGGGTGATCAAAATACCCTCTTCAAGCTTGTCAAAACTCAAATTGATGAACAAgaatatttcaaaattcaacatgTTGGGTTAAAGTATTTTGCTCAAATCTTGGTCACAGACAACAATCACAGTTCTGGTTTGTTCATGTGTCCTAAAGAGATACCTCATCCAAACGATGCTTTCAAAGTCTTGGATTGGGATTCGCTTGTCATATTTCCGAAAAATGTTGCCTTGAGAAGCAACCTCAACAACCAAAAATATGTTAGCCCGCGTGTGTTCAACACCTACCCTTTTCTTCAGTTCGATGCTGAGGAGATCGCTGATCAGACGGTAGTAAACGAGATCTCCACCTTTAGTGATGGTTTTGTTCGCATAAAGAACCTTTCCACTAAAAATTACTGGAGGCGCGGCGACGGCGATTGGATCTACAACGACCATCCCGAGGCCAAGGACGATGACTTAGGTTATTTATTTTGGCCAATCAAACTAGGTGACAATATTGTCGCTCTAAAAAATATGGGAAGCAGCTACTTTTGTGAGAAGTTTAGTGAGGGAGACGTCGAGTCCTGTGTTAAGGCTGGGGCGAAAAGTATTACTAATGAAGCCAAATTGTGTGTGTCAAGCAGTTCCATGTTAAGGAGTATCTACGGCATCCTTTTTCGAGAAGAAGACGGAAGAGTATACAATCTCAACAAAGTGTACATAGATGAGATAGTGGCGGATAATCCTGAGGACATAGAGAATACTTTAACCATTAAGTTTTCGTACAAGAAAAAAAGCTCTAGTAATTTCACCAACAGCGTTTCCTTCAAGCTAGATGTGAAACCAACCCTTCATATCGACGCAATTCCAGTCATCGTCGATGGAAAGATCGAAATATCAGCTGACGTTGGAGGGAATATTGAGTGGGAGAAACCAGACACAGTGGAAACTTTAACCAAGGCTACCTTCACTGCTAAGGCTCCTCCTAATACCACAACAAAATTCACTCTTGTAGCGATTCAAGGAACATGTGAAGTTCCTTTCTCTTATATTCAGCGCGAAATACTCTACAATGGCGATACCGTTATTCAGACGATGGAAGATGGGATTTACACTGGTGTCAACATGTTCAACTTTGAAATCAGTAGCAGCCAGTACAAACCTCCTGCAGTTTAA
- the LOC115719773 gene encoding uncharacterized protein LOC115719773 — translation MASEARPLPRFLVLKSYANLKYLRRISKEESIENNLSQTFLYFKEDDITSPLVKFEMERAKKNKSYVHLRCCNNNKYLCLTEDLYIQASAEKPIENDGLSSTMFKYEAADVDAGSDKHNIRIHHPTTRRYAILKVDPTTPYDKAFYTDNTFPIDKRDTSSVFTVLDWDRFAIFPEKVSFSKKEKETTKSILSCRNSDSYLEFVEGQSVGDLRVVNEIFTKRDGYIRIKNASTGKFWKRDEDNYILANSSDVTWDDNNTIFLPIKLGEKQTVALKNMGNRKFCNKEKGSGVYFKAEMDTMMNETKLWVMESVILSTMYGFDFHIPDGRVYNVHIPIDDSLAAKRQNNESKETSMDIMVSYKKTKSQSVQTNLSLSFGFEQTLTLTVIPEILSGTIQLSGQYTYERESKDESSKEITVETTYKAKVPGKTILKVFLDVNNGKCDVPFSYFKRDTYYDGKTTVKQMHDGMYTGYQRGKLRFSRPIRSLPACCVFFSGQAVSSSSSSILRSPCSFLSGHGDQTEVQTTISDVGINPGQSNRGLQVAPVKNPLEDPAIPYFHHHGDNPGNSLVSQPLTEQDNYVSWCRAMQLAISVKNKSGFLDGSISKPSTSD, via the exons ATGGCTTCAGAGGCGCGTCCGTTGCCACGGTTTTTGGTTCTAAAATCATACGCCAATTTAAAGTACTTGAGAAGGATAAGCAAGGAAGAAAGTATCGAAAATAATCTTTCACAAACATTCCTGTATTTCAAAGAAGACGATATTACGAGTCCTTTGGTGAAATTCGAAATGGAAAGAGCCAAGAAGAATAAAAGTTATGTGCACTTACGTTGTTGCAACAACAACAAATACTTGTGCTTAACTGAGGATTTGTATATCCAAGCAAGTGCTGAGAAGCCTATAGAAAATGATGGACTATCAAGTACAATGTTCAAGTATGAGGCAGCTGATGTTGATGCTGGATCGGATAAACACAATATCCGAATTCACCACCCCACCACTCGTCGTTACGCTATTTTGAAGGTTGATCCTACGACGCCTTACGACAAAGCTTTCTACACCGATAACACCTTCCCAATCGATAAACGTGACACAAGCTCTGTGTTCACTGTTTTGGATTGGGATAGATTTGCCATATTTCCCGAAAAAGTTTCCTTCTCCAAAAAGGAGAAGGAAACTACCAAATCTATTCTCAGCTGTCGCAATAGCGATTCTTACCTAGAGTTTGTGGAGGGACAGAGCGTCGGCGATCTAAGGGTAGTAAATGAGATCTTCACGAAACGTGATGGTTATATCCGCATAAAGAACGCTTCCACTGGAAAGTTTTGGAAGCGCGACGAAGATAACTACATCTTGGCCAACTCTAGCGACGTCACCTGGGATGACAACAACACCATCTTTCTACCGATAAAACTCGGGGAAAAACAGACGGTTGCcctcaaaaatatgggaaaccGAAAGTTCTGCAACAAGGAAAAGGGTAGTGGGGTGTATTTCAAAGCCGAAATGGACACCATGATGAATGAAACTAAGTTGTGGGTGATGGAAAGTGTCATCTTAAGTACTATGTACGGCTTCGATTTCCACATACCGGATGGTAGAGTGTACAACGTTCACATTCCAATCGACGACAGTTTAGCAGCGAAACGTCAAAACAACGAAAGTAAGGAAACCAGTATGGACATCATGGTTTCTTACAAGAAAACAAAATCTCAATCTGTCCAAACCAACCTTTCCCTCAGCTTCGGGTTCGAGCAGACCTTGACACTTACCGTGATTCCGGAAATCCTTAGTGGGACGATTCAATTGTCTGGTCAGTATACATACGAAAGAGAGAGTAAGGATGAATCGTCAAAAGAGATTACAGTGGAGACTACTTACAAAGCCAAAGTTCCTGGTAAGACGATATTAAAAGTGTTTCTTGATGTGAACAATGGAAAGTGTGATGTTCCTTTCTCTTACTTTAAACGGGACACTTACTACGATGGGAAAACCACTGTGAAGCAAATGCATGATGGGATGTACACTGGC TATCAGAGAGGGAAACTTAGGTTTTCCCGTCCGATCCGTTCTCTTCCAGCTTGCTGCGTCTTCTTCTCCGGCCAAGCTgtgtcttcatcttcttcttcgattCTTCGTTCTCCTTGTTCTTTTCTTTCTGGCCATGGCGATCAAACCGAAGTCCAGACCACCATTTCTGATGTTGGAATTAATCCTGGACAGTCTAATCGAGGTCTTCAAGTTGCTCCTGTCAAGAATCCTCTCGAGGATCCAGCAATTCCATATTTTCATCACCATGGAGATAATCCAGGAAACTCCCTTGTATCTCAACCTCTCACAGAGCAAGACAATTATGTCTCCTGGTGCAGAGCAATGCAGCTCGCCATTTCTGTGAAAAACAAGAGCGGTTTTCTTGACGGTTCTATTTCTAAACCCTCTACTTCTGATTAA
- the LOC115719774 gene encoding uncharacterized protein LOC115719774, whose translation MTTVFPSLVVIKGKTKEKGKRSKYLRSANKEENSENETNLYVKAEEVTNPMAKFELIMAKMSPDFVHIRCCYINKYLKVSMAGNIQAIAEKPIEDEGQSSTMFKILKSGKYFKIFHKSSNRFACFHESNGLLFGGADHTLEPDVFKILDWATFVIFPEIVCFSHENITNYLSYREDNKSYLMFVDGIDIADLTAGNKIFTWGDGYVRIMNLSSKKYWCRDSDDYIRANSEDRDGNDKNTLFLPFQFQTPKNTVALLNLGNKKFCKKESGYLRAQEPSMTDETKLLVSETVVSRKIEDIDFHTDDVRVLKQTNVADTLYLGAENRGSTDDSLEIKISYEKITSATFSTSNTLKFGGSATIGVTLIPELIAGTFKYSAELTGKLKWEDTEKSARTFQTGIPVGVPPKSRVTCSVPVHMGTCDVPYSYTRVDKLYDGEEKRVRMHDGIYTGVTTFHVDANYKIEKIPDEEL comes from the coding sequence ATGACGACTGTATTTCCAAGTTTGGTGGTTATCAAAGGAAAAACGAAAGAGAAAGGCAAACGCAGCAAGTATTTGAGAAGCGCAAATAAGGAAGAGAATAGTGAGAATGAAACTAATCTGTATGTTAAAGCAGAAGAAGTTACCAATCCTATGGCGAAATTCGAACTGATAATGGCGAAAATGAGTCCGGATTTTGTGCATATTCGATGCTGCTACATCAACAAATACTTGAAGGTGTCGATGGCCGGAAATATTCAGGCCATAGCTGAGAAGCCTATAGAAGATGAAGGACAGTCGAGTACCATGTTCAAAATACTCAAATCTggtaaatatttcaaaattttccaCAAATCGAGTAATCGTTTCGCCTGTTTCCATGAATCGAATGGACTTCTTTTCGGGGGCGCAGATCACACGTTGGAGCCAGATGTGTTCAAAATCTTAGACTGGGCAACGTTTGTCATATTTCCCGAAATTGTGTGTTTTTCCCATGAAAACATTACCAACTATCTCAGCTACCGTGAGGATAATAAGAGCTATTTAATGTTTGTGGACGGCATAGACATCGCCGATCTAACGGCAGGGAATAAGATATTCACTTGGGGTGATGGTTATGTGCGGATAATGAACCTCTCTAGCAAGAAGTACTGGTGCCGCGACAGCGATGATTACATCCGCGCAAACTCTGAGGATCGCGATGGCAACGACAAGAACACGCTGTTCTTGCCCTTCCAATTTCAGACCCCGAAAAACACTGTGGCGCTACTCaatttgggaaacaaaaagttCTGTAAGAAGGAGTCTGGGTATCTTAGGGCGCAGGAGCCAAGCATGACCGATGAAACGAAGCTGTTGGTTTCGGAAACAGTGGTTTCGAGGAAGATTGAAGACATAGATTTCCACACGGACGATGTTAGGGTCCTTAAACAGACCAATGTTGCGGATACGTTGTATTTAGGGGCCGAAAACCGAGGCAGTACAGACGACAGTCTTGAGATTAAGATTTCTTACGAGAAGATTACATCAGCTACTTTCTCTACAAGCAATACCTTGAAGTTTGGGGGCAGTGCAACCATCGGAGTAACATTAATTCCGGAACTCATTGCGGGAACGTTTAAATACTCTGCTGAATTAACAGGTAAACTTAAGTGGGAGGATACTGAGAAATCAGCGAGGACATTCCAAACTGGAATTCCTGTTGGTGTGCCCCCAAAGAGTAGAGTAACATGCAGTGTTCCAGTACATATGGGAACCTGTGATGTTCCCTACTCTTATACTCGGGTCGATAAGCTTTACGATGGGGAAGAAAAAAGAGTGAGGATGCATGATGGAATTTACACTGGGGTTACCACCTTCCATGTTGACGCCAATTACAAAATCGAAAAAATACCTGATGAAGAATTATAA